Proteins from a single region of Sneathiella aquimaris:
- a CDS encoding flavin reductase family protein codes for MFYETANPHGLKHNPFKAIVSPRPIGWVSSMDAQGNLNLAPFSFFNAMSDNPPTVVLGFNGNHSEGGPKDTLANIEACGEFVCNVVTYEIRDAMNATSEMAARSVNEFDLGGLTAAPSSIVKPPRVLESPVNMECKYLQTIDLPSNNPDQPNRMVLGQVVGIHIKDEFITDGLLDMTKFHPLARLGYKDYSAVMEVFSLNRPDQAAQEKRMTK; via the coding sequence ATGTTTTATGAAACAGCCAATCCTCATGGCCTAAAGCACAATCCTTTCAAGGCTATCGTTTCCCCGCGCCCCATTGGCTGGGTCAGCAGTATGGATGCTCAAGGCAACCTTAACCTTGCACCGTTCAGCTTCTTCAATGCCATGTCAGATAACCCACCGACCGTAGTCCTTGGGTTTAACGGCAACCATTCAGAAGGGGGACCAAAAGACACATTGGCGAATATTGAAGCCTGCGGCGAATTCGTTTGCAATGTTGTGACTTATGAAATTCGGGACGCCATGAACGCAACCTCGGAGATGGCGGCCAGAAGTGTCAATGAATTTGATCTTGGTGGTCTGACAGCCGCCCCTTCATCTATTGTCAAGCCGCCAAGGGTGCTCGAAAGTCCAGTGAATATGGAATGCAAATATCTGCAAACCATCGACCTTCCGTCCAATAATCCCGATCAACCCAACCGTATGGTTTTGGGACAGGTTGTTGGGATTCATATCAAGGATGAATTTATTACCGACGGGCTGCTAGACATGACAAAATTTCATCCTTTGGCCCGTCTGGGGTACAAGGATTACTCGGCTGTCATGGAAGTTTTCTCGTTGAACCGCCCTGATCAGGCGGCTCAGGAAAAACGGATGACTAAGTAA
- a CDS encoding GNAT family N-acetyltransferase, producing MYKICDEQPQDVAAIEILLDVCFGPERFKKTAYKIRENLNPDQALSFVAKDDESLLASIRYWPVTLGGTTEALLLGPIVVTPDQQGKGIGVELIRYSMQKAKAAGHKIVVLVGDRDYYARFGFVSAFDAGLSLPGPVDPDRFLVAELAENALQGVSGVVAGKGASNGEAGSATFSPPCQA from the coding sequence ATGTATAAGATTTGTGACGAGCAGCCGCAGGATGTTGCGGCCATTGAAATTCTCCTCGATGTGTGTTTTGGGCCGGAAAGGTTCAAAAAAACTGCCTACAAAATAAGAGAAAACCTGAATCCCGACCAAGCCTTGTCTTTTGTCGCGAAAGACGACGAAAGTTTACTGGCAAGTATTCGTTATTGGCCCGTGACACTGGGCGGCACAACAGAGGCCTTGCTTCTGGGGCCTATTGTTGTCACCCCGGATCAACAGGGAAAAGGGATCGGGGTTGAGCTTATTCGCTACAGTATGCAAAAAGCGAAAGCCGCGGGGCACAAGATTGTCGTTCTGGTCGGTGATCGAGATTATTATGCACGGTTTGGTTTTGTGTCCGCCTTTGATGCCGGTCTTTCATTGCCCGGCCCTGTGGATCCCGATCGGTTTCTGGTGGCCGAACTGGCGGAAAACGCGCTGCAAGGTGTCAGCGGCGTGGTCGCCGGTAAAGGAGCCTCAAACGGGGAGGCCGGATCAGCGACTTTCTCGCCACCATGCCAGGCATAG